A DNA window from Dehalococcoidales bacterium contains the following coding sequences:
- a CDS encoding TIGR01906 family membrane protein, producing the protein MKVPGIAARWLFALCLPLLLVSTGIGWLVNSPWLYHYGFEKYGVSRTTGLSGTELDKAARGLIAYFNSDEEYIDLTVMKDDEPFVLFNQREVIHLKDVKGLFRLDHQIFLWTLTYVVSYGGVSLLWRRRRYWPQLARGLVMGSGFTLALMLTMGAAILLGFDQLFLQFHLLSFANDLWQLDPSRDYLIMLFPAGFWYDAALFCVLAIAGMAVVLGGVGWYMLRLRASPD; encoded by the coding sequence TTGAAAGTTCCCGGTATTGCCGCCCGCTGGCTCTTTGCCCTGTGCCTGCCTCTGTTACTGGTTTCCACCGGCATCGGATGGCTGGTAAACAGTCCCTGGCTTTACCACTACGGGTTTGAGAAATACGGCGTCAGCCGGACCACCGGCTTATCCGGAACCGAACTGGACAAAGCCGCCCGGGGACTGATTGCCTACTTCAACTCGGATGAGGAATACATTGACCTTACTGTAATGAAGGATGACGAGCCTTTTGTTTTGTTCAACCAGCGCGAAGTGATTCACCTCAAGGATGTCAAAGGCCTCTTCCGACTCGACCATCAGATTTTCCTGTGGACGCTGACTTATGTTGTCAGCTACGGCGGGGTCAGCCTGTTATGGCGGAGGAGGAGATACTGGCCACAGCTGGCGCGGGGACTGGTTATGGGAAGCGGCTTTACCCTGGCACTGATGCTGACCATGGGAGCAGCGATTTTGCTTGGCTTCGACCAGCTATTCTTACAGTTCCACCTGCTCAGCTTCGCCAACGACCTCTGGCAGCTTGACCCGTCCCGCGACTACCTGATAATGCTCTTTCCCGCCGGTTTCTGGTATGACGCCGCCCTCTTTTGCGTCCTGGCAATAGCCGGCATGGCAGTAGTCCTTGGTGGAGTTGGATGGTACATGCTCAGACTCAGAGCTTCCCCGGATTGA
- a CDS encoding PQQ-dependent sugar dehydrogenase: MNRKSRLVIVSAVILAALLVIAVWWNFRASRITDLPAVPPTGQTPGGEFPQDAPLAVSLAQKLEIPWALDFLPDGSIVLTERPGRVRLVDAEQGLLPEPLLTVEEVVHRGEGGLLGIAVHPDFAINDFIYVYYTYQGQDGLSNRVVRFRKEGNQLIDKQVILDGIPAASVHNGGRIKFGPDGLLYITAGDAAEPDSAQNISSLAGKILRLNDDGSIPPDNPFPGSPVYSLGHRNPQGLAWDSLGRLWEVEHGSSATDELNMIQAGRNYGWPVVRGDESASGRESPVLHSGRETWAPSGLAFLDGSLFYAGLRGQTLYKAVLDGERVTLQRHLERNFGRLRDVVVGPDGFLYILTSNRDGRGVPAAEDDQLIRLNPGKL; this comes from the coding sequence ATGAACAGAAAGTCCCGCCTGGTCATAGTAAGCGCGGTGATTCTGGCGGCATTGTTAGTTATAGCGGTCTGGTGGAATTTCAGGGCCAGCCGGATTACTGACCTTCCTGCCGTACCTCCGACGGGGCAGACGCCGGGAGGGGAGTTTCCGCAGGACGCACCGCTTGCGGTGTCTCTAGCCCAGAAGCTGGAAATACCCTGGGCGCTTGATTTCCTGCCTGACGGCAGCATTGTGCTCACCGAGCGGCCGGGTAGAGTGAGGCTGGTGGACGCTGAGCAGGGCTTGTTGCCGGAACCGCTGCTGACGGTTGAGGAGGTGGTCCATCGAGGTGAGGGTGGGCTGCTGGGTATCGCCGTGCACCCGGATTTTGCCATCAATGACTTTATTTACGTTTATTATACCTATCAGGGACAGGATGGACTGAGCAACAGGGTGGTCAGGTTCAGAAAGGAAGGCAACCAGCTTATTGATAAGCAGGTTATCCTTGACGGCATTCCGGCGGCTTCGGTACATAACGGCGGTCGGATCAAGTTTGGCCCTGATGGCTTGCTTTACATTACTGCTGGCGATGCTGCTGAGCCTGATTCGGCTCAGAATATTTCTTCTCTGGCGGGGAAAATTCTGCGACTTAACGATGATGGTTCAATCCCGCCGGACAATCCCTTCCCCGGCTCCCCGGTATATTCTCTGGGACACCGCAATCCCCAGGGGCTTGCCTGGGACAGCCTGGGCAGGCTCTGGGAGGTTGAGCACGGTTCCAGCGCCACCGATGAACTGAACATGATTCAGGCGGGCCGTAATTATGGCTGGCCGGTGGTCCGCGGCGACGAGTCCGCCTCTGGCCGGGAAAGTCCGGTGCTGCACAGCGGGCGGGAGACCTGGGCGCCATCCGGGCTTGCCTTTTTGGATGGCTCCCTTTTTTATGCAGGGCTGCGCGGTCAGACTTTATATAAGGCAGTATTAGATGGTGAGCGGGTGACATTGCAGCGTCACCTGGAGAGAAACTTCGGGCGGCTGCGTGATGTGGTCGTTGGACCTGATGGTTTTCTCTACATCCTCACCAGCAACCGGGACGGCCGCGGCGTGCCTGCCGCCGAAGACGACCAGCTAATCCGGCTCAATCCGGGGAAGCTCTGA